One Paracidovorax avenae ATCC 19860 genomic region harbors:
- a CDS encoding ABC transporter ATP-binding protein → MSARVLLRTEQLVRRFGGLLATDHAELSVLEGEVHALIGPNGAGKTTLIHQLSGTLAPTSGHIHFDGENVTGLPIHARVRRGLVRSYQITSVFPRLPVLDNLALAVQARTGGARGFWRPARAERERYAEAQAVAERVGLGDQSSQLAGALSHGQQRQLEVGLALALRPRLLLLDEPMAGMGPEESGRMVGLLQGLRGEVTLLLVEHDMDAVFRLADRISALVSGRVIATGTPQEIRQHPDVRRAYLGDELEEATP, encoded by the coding sequence ATGAGCGCGCGCGTTCTCCTGCGGACCGAGCAGCTGGTGCGCCGCTTCGGCGGCCTGCTCGCCACCGACCATGCGGAGCTGTCGGTGCTCGAAGGCGAAGTGCATGCGCTCATCGGCCCCAACGGCGCCGGCAAGACGACGCTGATCCACCAGCTCTCCGGCACACTCGCGCCCACCAGCGGGCACATCCATTTCGATGGCGAGAACGTCACCGGCCTGCCGATCCATGCGCGGGTGCGGCGCGGGCTGGTGCGCTCCTACCAGATCACCAGCGTCTTTCCCCGGCTGCCGGTGCTGGACAATCTCGCGCTCGCCGTGCAGGCGCGCACCGGCGGCGCCCGCGGCTTCTGGCGCCCGGCGCGCGCGGAGCGCGAGCGCTATGCCGAGGCGCAGGCCGTGGCGGAGCGCGTCGGCCTGGGCGACCAATCGTCGCAACTGGCCGGGGCGCTGTCGCACGGCCAGCAGCGGCAGCTCGAAGTGGGGCTGGCGCTGGCGCTGCGGCCGCGGCTGCTGCTGCTCGATGAGCCCATGGCCGGCATGGGGCCGGAGGAATCCGGGCGCATGGTCGGCCTGTTGCAGGGGCTGCGCGGTGAGGTGACGCTGCTGCTGGTCGAGCACGACATGGATGCCGTCTTCCGTCTGGCCGACCGCATCTCCGCGCTCGTCTCGGGCCGCGTGATCGCCACCGGCACCCCGCAGGAGATCCGCCAGCATCCGGACGTGCGCCGCGCCTACCTGGGCGACGAACTGGAGGAGGCCACGCCATGA
- a CDS encoding ABC transporter ATP-binding protein: MSALLEVEGLEAAYGSSQVLFGIAFDIRAGEVATLLGRNGMGKTTTVRALLGLTRAKAGSVRFRGERIERLAPDRIARMGLAVVPEGRQIFPNLSVRENLVAFAARRNGAADPWTLDRVHALFPRLAERASHMGGQLSGGEQQMLAIGRALMTNPHLLVLDEATEGLAPLIREEIWRCLDALRAQGQTILVIDKYVRRLVRLADRHTIIERGRVVWQGDSGALAADPALWQRYVGV, encoded by the coding sequence ATGAGCGCATTGCTCGAAGTCGAAGGGCTGGAGGCCGCCTACGGCAGCAGCCAGGTGCTGTTCGGCATCGCGTTCGACATCCGCGCCGGCGAGGTCGCCACGCTGCTGGGCCGCAACGGCATGGGCAAGACGACCACGGTGCGTGCGCTGCTCGGGCTCACGCGCGCCAAGGCCGGATCCGTGCGTTTCCGCGGCGAGCGCATCGAGCGGCTGGCGCCGGACCGCATCGCGCGCATGGGCCTCGCGGTGGTGCCCGAGGGCCGGCAGATCTTCCCCAACCTCTCCGTGCGCGAGAACCTCGTGGCATTCGCCGCACGCCGCAACGGCGCCGCCGATCCGTGGACGCTGGACCGCGTGCACGCGCTGTTCCCGCGGCTGGCCGAGCGCGCCTCGCACATGGGCGGGCAGCTCTCGGGCGGCGAGCAGCAGATGCTGGCCATCGGCCGCGCGCTCATGACCAACCCGCACCTGCTCGTGCTCGACGAGGCGACGGAAGGGCTGGCACCGCTGATCCGCGAGGAGATCTGGCGCTGCCTGGACGCCCTGCGCGCGCAGGGGCAGACCATCCTGGTCATCGACAAATACGTGCGCCGCCTCGTCCGGCTCGCCGACCGCCACACCATCATCGAGCGCGGCCGCGTGGTGTGGCAGGGCGATTCGGGCGCGCTCGCGGCCGACCCGGCGCTGTGGCAGCGTTACGTGGGCGTGTGA
- a CDS encoding RidA family protein: MQVLLPPGWPRPKGYSNGVAARGRMVFVAGMIGWDAQGVFHTDTLCGQVRQALQNIVEVLKEGGARPEHIVRMTWYVTDKKDYVASLRQIGQDFREIIGNFNAAMTAVEVSALIEDRAKVEIEVTAVVPD, from the coding sequence ATGCAAGTCCTTCTTCCCCCCGGATGGCCCCGGCCCAAGGGCTATTCCAACGGCGTCGCGGCGCGCGGCCGCATGGTCTTCGTGGCCGGCATGATCGGCTGGGACGCGCAGGGCGTCTTCCACACCGACACGCTGTGCGGACAGGTGCGGCAGGCGCTGCAGAACATCGTCGAGGTGCTCAAGGAAGGCGGCGCCCGCCCCGAGCACATCGTGCGCATGACCTGGTATGTGACGGACAAGAAAGACTATGTGGCCTCGCTGCGGCAGATCGGCCAGGACTTCCGCGAGATCATCGGCAACTTCAACGCGGCGATGACGGCGGTGGAGGTCTCGGCGCTGATCGAGGACCGCGCCAAGGTGGAGATCGAGGTCACGGCCGTGGTGCCGGACTGA
- a CDS encoding alpha/beta hydrolase: MAMTFPHGFASQAAIDKAYDPLKRAHDAAASNRHFAERSEATRQALPYRPAVPYGPTLAETLDIFPADRPGAPVFFFIHGGYWRARSARDFSCVARGPHALGFTTVVVDYALCPAVTIDEIVRQVRAAATWVVRHIGEHGGDPARIVVGGHSAGGHLGAMLLCTPWAEDYGLPADPFAGAVLVSGLYDIAPLRYGYLQPAIQLDEGMVRRNSPVLHARPSATPVTLCWGGAEQDAFAQQSQDFHAAWRAAGNAAELHPMPGADHFDAVRAFEDPASLPCRALARMAQG, from the coding sequence ATGGCGATGACCTTCCCGCACGGCTTCGCGAGCCAGGCTGCGATCGACAAGGCCTACGACCCCTTGAAGCGCGCGCACGATGCCGCCGCCTCGAACCGGCACTTCGCCGAACGCAGCGAGGCCACGCGGCAGGCGCTGCCGTACCGGCCTGCCGTGCCCTACGGCCCGACGCTGGCGGAAACGCTGGACATCTTCCCGGCCGACCGGCCCGGCGCGCCGGTGTTCTTCTTTATCCACGGCGGCTACTGGCGTGCCCGCAGCGCACGCGATTTCAGCTGCGTGGCGCGGGGCCCGCATGCGCTGGGCTTCACGACCGTGGTGGTGGACTACGCGCTGTGCCCGGCCGTCACGATCGACGAGATCGTGCGGCAGGTGCGTGCCGCGGCGACCTGGGTGGTGCGCCACATCGGCGAGCACGGCGGCGACCCGGCGCGCATTGTCGTCGGCGGGCATTCCGCGGGCGGGCACCTGGGCGCGATGCTGCTGTGCACACCCTGGGCGGAAGACTACGGCCTGCCTGCCGATCCCTTCGCGGGCGCGGTGCTGGTGAGCGGCCTCTACGACATCGCGCCGCTGCGCTACGGCTACCTGCAGCCGGCGATCCAGCTGGACGAGGGCATGGTGCGCCGCAATTCGCCCGTGCTGCATGCACGGCCCAGCGCCACGCCCGTCACGCTCTGCTGGGGCGGGGCCGAGCAGGACGCCTTCGCGCAGCAATCCCAGGACTTCCATGCCGCATGGCGTGCGGCCGGCAATGCGGCCGAGCTGCATCCGATGCCGGGAGCCGACCACTTCGATGCCGTCCGGGCGTTCGAGGACCCGGCCAGCCTGCCATGCCGTGCCCTCGCGCGCATGGCGCAAGGGTAG
- a CDS encoding pyridoxal phosphate-dependent aminotransferase, translated as MTTTAAARTPTLPSKLPQVGTTIFAVMSALAAEHGAVNLGQGFPDFDCDPALVDAVAGAMRAGHNQYPPMPGVPALRQAVARKIEALHGRAYSPDTEITVTAGATQGILTAILAVVQAGDEVIVLDPCYDSYVPNVELAGGTAVRVPLTPGTFRPDFGRIAAALTPRTRAIIINTPHNPSATVWTDEDMRALEALLAPTDVVVVSDEVYEHMVFEGAEHQSVARFPGLAARAFIVSSFGKTFHVTGWKVGTVVAPAPLMAEFRKVHQFNVFTVNTPVQHGLAAYLADPAPYLQLPAFYQAKRDLFRQGLEGSRLKLLPSTGSYFQCVDISQVSDLGDVEFCQWLTREIGVAAIPLSPFYGDGFDQRVVRFCFAKRDDTLREAVQRLRRL; from the coding sequence ATGACCACCACCGCTGCCGCGCGTACGCCAACCCTCCCCAGCAAGCTGCCCCAGGTGGGCACGACGATCTTTGCCGTGATGTCCGCCCTGGCGGCGGAACACGGCGCCGTGAACCTGGGCCAGGGCTTCCCCGATTTCGACTGCGACCCGGCCCTGGTGGATGCTGTGGCGGGCGCCATGCGCGCAGGCCACAACCAGTACCCGCCGATGCCGGGCGTGCCGGCGCTGCGCCAGGCCGTGGCGCGCAAGATCGAGGCGCTGCACGGCCGGGCCTATTCGCCGGACACCGAGATCACCGTGACGGCGGGCGCGACGCAGGGCATCCTGACGGCGATCCTGGCAGTGGTGCAGGCGGGCGACGAGGTGATCGTGCTGGATCCCTGCTACGACAGCTACGTGCCCAACGTGGAGCTGGCGGGCGGCACGGCGGTGCGGGTGCCCCTCACGCCCGGCACCTTCCGGCCGGATTTCGGCCGTATCGCCGCCGCGCTCACGCCGCGCACGCGCGCGATCATCATCAATACGCCGCACAACCCGTCCGCCACCGTGTGGACGGACGAGGACATGCGGGCGCTGGAGGCGCTGCTCGCCCCCACCGACGTGGTCGTGGTCAGCGACGAGGTGTACGAGCACATGGTGTTCGAAGGTGCGGAGCACCAGAGCGTCGCGCGCTTTCCCGGGCTGGCCGCGCGGGCCTTCATCGTGTCGAGCTTCGGCAAGACCTTCCACGTCACGGGCTGGAAGGTGGGCACGGTGGTCGCGCCCGCGCCGCTCATGGCCGAGTTCCGCAAGGTGCACCAGTTCAACGTGTTCACGGTGAACACGCCCGTGCAGCACGGGCTGGCGGCCTACCTGGCCGATCCGGCGCCCTACCTGCAGCTGCCGGCGTTCTACCAGGCCAAGCGCGACCTGTTCCGCCAGGGGCTGGAAGGCTCGCGCCTGAAACTGCTGCCGAGCACGGGCAGCTACTTCCAGTGCGTGGACATCTCGCAGGTGAGCGACCTGGGCGACGTCGAGTTCTGCCAGTGGCTCACGCGCGAGATCGGCGTGGCCGCCATACCGCTGTCGCCGTTCTACGGCGACGGGTTCGACCAGCGCGTGGTGCGCTTCTGCTTCGCCAAGCGCGACGACACGCTGCGCGAGGCGGTGCAGCGGCTGCGCAGGCTCTGA
- a CDS encoding CysB family HTH-type transcriptional regulator has product MNLHQFRFVQEAARRNLNLTEAAKALHTSQPGVSKAIIELEDELGVDIFARHGKRLKRITEPGQHVLKSIELIMREVGNLKRIGEQFSAQDSGTLSIATTHTQARYVLPVPVAKLREAYPKVNVSLHQATPHEVARMVIDEVAEIGMATESLADYPDLVTLPCYEWQHVLVMPSGHPLAQQERISVDDIAHEALITYHPSFTGRGKIDQAFAARKLQPRIVLEAIDSDVIKTYVRLGLGVGIVAEMAMRDDPLGDLVVRPVGHLFGQSVARVAFKRGAYLRNFVYKFAELLSDRLNRELVARAMTGHVNDYEL; this is encoded by the coding sequence ATGAACCTGCACCAGTTCCGCTTCGTCCAGGAAGCCGCCCGCCGCAACCTCAACCTGACGGAAGCCGCCAAGGCGCTCCACACCTCGCAGCCCGGGGTGTCCAAGGCCATCATCGAACTGGAAGACGAGCTGGGCGTGGACATCTTCGCGCGCCACGGCAAGCGGCTCAAGCGCATTACCGAGCCGGGGCAGCACGTGCTCAAGAGCATCGAGCTGATCATGCGCGAGGTGGGCAACCTCAAGCGCATCGGCGAGCAGTTCAGCGCGCAGGACAGCGGCACGCTGAGCATCGCCACCACCCACACGCAGGCGCGCTACGTGCTGCCGGTGCCCGTGGCGAAGCTGCGCGAGGCCTATCCCAAGGTGAACGTGAGCCTGCACCAGGCCACGCCGCACGAGGTGGCGCGCATGGTGATCGACGAGGTGGCGGAGATCGGCATGGCGACCGAGTCGCTCGCCGACTACCCGGACCTCGTCACCCTGCCCTGCTACGAATGGCAGCACGTGCTGGTGATGCCCTCGGGCCATCCGCTGGCGCAGCAGGAGCGCATCAGCGTGGACGACATCGCCCACGAAGCCCTCATCACCTACCACCCCTCGTTCACGGGGCGCGGCAAGATCGACCAGGCCTTCGCCGCGCGCAAGCTGCAGCCGCGCATCGTGCTGGAGGCCATCGATTCGGACGTGATCAAGACCTACGTGCGCCTCGGCCTGGGCGTGGGCATCGTGGCCGAGATGGCGATGCGCGACGACCCGCTGGGCGACCTCGTCGTGCGGCCGGTGGGCCACCTGTTCGGCCAGAGCGTGGCGCGCGTGGCGTTCAAGCGCGGCGCCTACCTGCGCAACTTCGTCTATAAATTCGCGGAGCTGCTCAGCGACCGGCTGAACCGCGAACTCGTGGCCCGCGCGATGACCGGGCACGTGAACGACTACGAGCTTTGA
- a CDS encoding sirohydrochlorin chelatase, which produces MAHDTSGADALRGVVLFAHGSRDPLWRAPIEAVEARMRQQAPGLEVRCAYLELAEPDLPTAVRGLAARGVRRLTVVPMFLGTGKHAREDLPQLVQALRAEHPDMAITVQGAIGEDVRMTALMAEIASAETATQG; this is translated from the coding sequence ATGGCACACGACACATCCGGGGCCGATGCCCTCCGCGGCGTGGTGCTGTTCGCCCACGGCTCGCGCGACCCGCTCTGGCGCGCCCCGATCGAGGCCGTGGAGGCCCGCATGCGGCAGCAGGCGCCCGGGCTGGAGGTGCGCTGCGCCTACCTCGAACTCGCCGAGCCCGACCTGCCCACGGCGGTGCGCGGGCTGGCGGCGCGCGGCGTGCGCCGCCTCACCGTGGTGCCGATGTTCCTGGGCACCGGCAAGCATGCGCGCGAGGATCTGCCGCAGCTCGTGCAGGCGCTGCGCGCCGAGCACCCGGACATGGCCATCACCGTGCAAGGAGCCATCGGCGAGGATGTGCGTATGACGGCGCTGATGGCGGAGATCGCATCGGCCGAGACCGCCACGCAGGGGTGA